The Mytilus trossulus isolate FHL-02 chromosome 13, PNRI_Mtr1.1.1.hap1, whole genome shotgun sequence genome has a segment encoding these proteins:
- the LOC134694645 gene encoding uncharacterized protein LOC134694645 → MFPLRVVRRRLAQLIRNYNLMKRLVLIGGIFMLSSYSIYHLYWGPGYMSYVHGNIWAKCMIPQVNPFDKEIMKFYWKPDPIVCSKETDLVYFDYNATLHINKTRTRGKIVTCNYQEIKRHKDDKTLELGNEVWFNNSVIVKTDFVNVNCFINKKKIYSRLHLQVYRSDKTVRTKKNGGKNYNILMFGLDSVSRLAAIRELPKTLKYLETNLSGYVLKGYTKVADTTLPNLAPVMTGHYAFTKEFPVIPNLPYDNHPFIWRNFSALGAATFFSEDWPRLCTYNLETSGGGGFSNPPTNHYMRPFYLAINEMKLFEAPLADVLQFFEDKNFKLRDNSYLCYGDNPMHVLAIEYLKRFLIAYRHDFKFAKVWNNKLSHNYVNFIKLADDDLLDLLIFMKTEGFLDNSFLFFMSDHGSRVDKIRNTPIGRLEERLPLMSVVIPEQIKQKYPNLHENLKTDIDRLTSPFDIHKTMVDILNENFQPKEVEQPYPRGISLFRPIPEDRSCANAGIDEHNCVCYSSEKVETKMPVIQKLTSFVISHINEQLPKDICADLKLKKVLAAKRVHTHLTYDQQTQSKKPLLYFFYKPKDDTRERYLLVLQLSPSDGVFEATVEHQNEKDFNILGDISRTNRYGNQSICIHDMHLRHYCYCK, encoded by the coding sequence ATGTTTCCATTGAGAGTCGTACGCCGTCGACTAGCACAGTTAATAAGGAATTATAATCTTATGAAACGTTTAGTTTTGATTGGTGGAATATTTATGTTAAGTAGTTATTCAATTTACCACTTGTACTGGGGACCCGGATATATGTCTTACGTTCACGGAAATATTTGGGCAAAGTGTATGATACCCCAAGTAAACCCATTCGATAAggaaattatgaaattttactgGAAACCAGATCCAATTGTGTGTTCTAAGGAAACGGACTTAGTTTATTTCGACTATAATGCAACGttgcatataaataaaacacGGACACGTGGTAAGATTGTCACGTGCAATTACCAAGAAATTAAAAGGCATAAAGATGACAAAACATTAGAACTTGGAAATGAGGTTTGGTTTAATAACTCGGTAATAGTGAAAACTGATTTTGTAAATGTgaactgttttataaataagaaaaaaatatacagtcgATTGCATCTACAAGTCTACCGATCTGACAAAACTGTTAGAACAAAGAAAAATGGCgggaaaaattataatattctcATGTTTGGATTAGATTCTGTGTCCAGGTTAGCAGCAATTCGAGAGCTTCCGAAAACTCTTAAATATCTCGAAACCAATTTAAGCGGATATGTTTTAAAAGGTTATACGAAAGTGGCTGATACAACGTTACCTAATCTTGCTCCGGTCATGACCGGACATTATGCCTTTACGAAGGAGTTTCCGGTTATACCGAATCTGCCTTATGACAACCATCCATTCATTTGGCGAAATTTTTCAGCGCTAGGTGCCGCCACGTTCTTTTCGGAAGACTGGCCCCGATTATGTACTTATAATTTAGAGACCAGTGGTGGCGGTGGATTTTCTAACCCTCCAACAAACCATTATATGAGACCATTTTATTTAGCTATTAACGAAATGAAACTATTTGAAGCTCCACTAGCAGACGTGCTTCAGTTTTTCGAAGATAAGAATTTTAAGCTTCGAGACAACTCGTATTTGTGTTATGGTGATAATCCGATGCATGTATTAGCCATTGAATATTTGAAACGATTTTTAATAGCATATCGTCATGACTTTAAATTTGCGAAAGTGTGGAATAACAAACTAAGtcataattatgttaattttatcaaactTGCAGATGACGACCTATTagatcttcttatttttatgaaaacagAGGGATTTTTAGACAACTCTTTCCTTTTCTTCATGAGCGACCATGGGTCACGTGTCGATAAAATCAGAAATACACCAATCGGAAGGCTAGAAGAACGACTTCCATTGATGTCTGTTGTTATTCCAgaacaaataaaacagaaatatccGAATTTGCATGAAAATTTAAAGACTGATATAGATCGATTAACTTCCCCTTTTGACATTCATAAAACAATGGTTGATATTCTCAACGAAAACTTTCAACCAAAGGAAGTTGAACAGCCTTATCCAAGAGGAATTAGCCTTTTTAGACCAATACCGGAAGACCGATCTTGCGCAAACGCAGGAATCGACGAACATAACTGTGTTTGCTATTCATCAGAAAAAGTCGAAACAAAAATGCCAGTTATTCAAAAACTAACTTCGTTCGTAATTTCCCACATAAACGAGCAGCTTCCGAAAGATATATGTGCAGATTTAAAACTGAAGAAAGTTCTCGCAGCTAAGAGAGTACATACGCACTTGACTTACGATCAACAGACTCAGAGCAAGAAACCCCTTTTATACTTTTTCTACAAACCAAAAGACGATACTCGGGAGCGTTATCTATTAGTTTTACAACTGAGTCCAAGTGATGGTGTTTTTGAAGCAACCGTGGAACACCAGAATGAGAAAGACTTTAATATCTTAGGGGATATAAGTAGAACCAACAGATACGGGAACCAGTCTATATGTATCCATGATATGCATTTACGGCACTACTGTTACTGTAAATAA